Genomic segment of Amphibacillus xylanus NBRC 15112:
TGCCCAACATATCACTCACTAAAAATAAACAGCAACAGTCTTATTTTAAATAAGCTGTTGCTTTGTTTGTATTGGCAAAATGAACTTTGGCGATATTTTGTAAAAATGCTTCACCTTTATCACGAATAATATAACTGGCGGCTTGATCGACTTTTGCTGATGCGCCTTTAGGTAAAGTGAAACCAACATTTTTACTTAAACGATCCATCTCTTGGACAAATCTAGCACGTGCTAGGATTGAAGCGGTCGCTACTGCAATTGAATGACTCTCTGCTTTCGTTATAAAGTAAGTTGATTCTGGTAATTGCTTATTTTCTTTTTTCAAATGATTGATATAAACGCCTGGTTCTGAGAATTGATCGATTAAAATTCCATCAGGTTTAGTTGGAGAAATCTTTTTTAATAATGAATTGATTACCGCATCATGCATCATCGTTTTCATTTTACCTTGGGTCCAACCACGTGCTTGTAATTGGTTATACTTTGGATTTGGTAATACCATTGATGAGTAAGGAATCTCACAAAGTAATATATCTTGAGCTATTTTCTCAATACTTTGGTCGGTTAAATTTTTTGAGTCACGTACACCAAGCTCGCGCAGTAGCTCAATTTGATCACTTCTGACATAGGCCGCGGCTACTGTAATCGGTCCAAAATAATCACCCGTTCCAGCTTCGTCAGAGCCGATAATTGATTGTGTAAATAAGCTCGGACTAGGGCTGTAATGATGTGTTTGAGCCGCTTCTGAATTGGACTTCTTCTTAGTCGCTTCTTTACCATCCCAGCGGCTAGCTTCCTGTTCAGAATTTCCGCCTTGAAAAAGGACTTTTCCAGATTTATATGCAGTAATCGTTGTTTGATTAACTTTAGCTGAAAAAAGAGCGTGCGGTGGTGTTTGTTTAAGTGAGGATTGGTAATACTCTTTCATCTTATTTATTGTTTGTTCGGAAACTATTTTTACAACATGCCCCATACGCTCACCTCGAAAATGAATATTTTGTCTATTATATCAAATAAACCGTTAATAGAATAGTTCCATAAATAAGCTGTTCATGTTAAGATAATGTGTAGAGTGAATAAAAGGGGGAATTAGTGTGTCCCATGTACAAAAAACACGAACAACTGTTGAGATCTATGGCCGCACTTATACGATCGTTGGCGACGCAGACAAACATCATGTCCGTCTAGTCGCAAGTATGGTTGATGATAAGATGAAAGAGATTTATCAAGCTAATAAAAGTCTAGATACGACTCGATTAGCAGTTTTAACAGCAGTAAATACGATGCATGATTATCTTAAGCTACAAGCAGATTATGAAGAACTACTAAAAAAAATAGAAGAGAAAGAGGAACATTAGACTCATGTTAGATTTAATTTTACTTGGATTACTCGTTTTAGGTGTTTTTCGTGGCTTAAAACGTGGTCTTATCTTACAATTATTTCATTTTACAGGCTTTTTTATCGCCTTCTATATCGCAACAAAATTCTACGACAATTTAGCTAGTCATTTAGAAATGCTCATTCCTTATCCAAGGATCTTGGCAGAAGATTGGGCCTTCTTTAGTGAATCATTATCACTTGAAAATGCATACTACAATATGATCTCATTTGCTATGTTATTCTTTATTGCAAAAGTAGCAATGAGCATCATCAGCTCAATGTTAGACTTCGTCGCAGAATTACCTGTGTTAAACATCGTTAATGGTGGACTT
This window contains:
- the rnhC gene encoding ribonuclease HIII, encoding MGHVVKIVSEQTINKMKEYYQSSLKQTPPHALFSAKVNQTTITAYKSGKVLFQGGNSEQEASRWDGKEATKKKSNSEAAQTHHYSPSPSLFTQSIIGSDEAGTGDYFGPITVAAAYVRSDQIELLRELGVRDSKNLTDQSIEKIAQDILLCEIPYSSMVLPNPKYNQLQARGWTQGKMKTMMHDAVINSLLKKISPTKPDGILIDQFSEPGVYINHLKKENKQLPESTYFITKAESHSIAVATASILARARFVQEMDRLSKNVGFTLPKGASAKVDQAASYIIRDKGEAFLQNIAKVHFANTNKATAYLK
- the zapA gene encoding cell division protein ZapA translates to MSHVQKTRTTVEIYGRTYTIVGDADKHHVRLVASMVDDKMKEIYQANKSLDTTRLAVLTAVNTMHDYLKLQADYEELLKKIEEKEEH
- a CDS encoding CvpA family protein; amino-acid sequence: MLDLILLGLLVLGVFRGLKRGLILQLFHFTGFFIAFYIATKFYDNLASHLEMLIPYPRILAEDWAFFSESLSLENAYYNMISFAMLFFIAKVAMSIISSMLDFVAELPVLNIVNGGLGALFGFIEQYLILFIVIYVASLLPLTMIQNLLENSSMARFMIEQTPVFSEQIKTLWFEHIINS